From Mycobacterium colombiense CECT 3035:
TGTTGTGCCCGCCTCACAGCGACAAATGGCTGGCGGCGGCGCATCGACGGCGGCGCGCACCGACGGCGCATCGAGGGCGGCGCACCGACGGCGCATCAAGGGTGACGCACCGACGGCGCATCGAGGGCCGGCCCGCGGCGGTTGTCGCTAAGAGGCGGGCACAAGGACATGCCCCGCCCGACGGAGACGCGCGTGGCCGGTGTGAACGACGCGGGGTCGGCTACACCGGCAGCAGCTGGTCGATCACCGCGGCCAGCTGCTTGGCGGACCGGCACTCGTGCATCGGGATGACCTCTTGATAGCGCGGCACCGCCGAGTCGCCGCTGCCCCACAGATGCTTGGGTTCGGGATTCAGCCAATGCGCGTGCCGGCTGGCGGTGACCATGTGGGTCAGCAGGTCGATCTCCGGATTGCGGTAGTTGGTCCGGCCGTCCCCGAGGACCAGCAGCGAGGTGCGCGGCGAGAGCACATTGGGGAACGCCTGCACGAACGACGCGAACGCGTTGCCGTAATCGGAATGGCCGTCGCGGCTGTAAACGCCCGACTCCCGGGTGATGCGCTGGATCGCCACCGCCAGGTCGGCCTCCGGGCCGAACATGTGGGTCACCTCGTCGGTGGTGTCGATGAAGGCGAATACGCGCACCCGCGAAAACTGTTGGCGCAGAGCGTGCACCAGCAGCAGGGTGAAATGGCTGAACCCGGCGACCGAGCCGGACACGTCGCACAGCACTACCAATTCCGGCCGGGCCGGGCGCGGCTTGGCCAGCACCACGTCGATCGGCACGCCGCCGGTGGACATCGACTTGCGCAGCGTCTTGCGCAGATCGATCGACCCCGCCCGGGCGCGTCGCCGCCGGGCCGCCAGCCGGGTCGCCAGCGTGCGGGCCAGCGGGGCCACCACCCGGCGCATCTGCCGGAGCTGCTCACCGGAGGCACGCAGGAATTCCACGTTCTCGGAAAGCTGTGGAATGCCGTACATCTGGACGTGATCGCGGCCGAGCTGCTCCGCGGTGCGTCGCTTGGTCTCGGAGTCGACCAGCTTGCGGATCTGGGAGATCCGCTGCGCAGCAAGCGCTTTGGCGATCTCCTCCTGACTGGGCGTGGGTTCCTCGCCGTAGGAGGCGAGCAGCCCGGCCAGCAACTTGCCCTCGAGCTCGTCGAGCGCCATCGCCTTGAGCGCCTGATACGACGAGAACGACGGGCCGCGGCTGGAGCTGTATTTGCCGTAGGCCTCCACGATTTGGGCGATCATCGCCACCAGGCGCTCGTCCATCTCGGCGAGGTCGGGGTTCTCGGTCAGCAGGTCCGCCAGCATCTGGCGCATCGCCTCGACGTCGTCGGCCGGCAACGCGTCGTCGTCCGGCGAGTCGTCGGCCTCCTCGTCGGCGACCACCGCACGAGCGCCCAGCGCCGCGGGGAACCACAGGTCGAACATCGCGTCGTAGGTCTCGCGGTGATCCGAGCGGCGCAGCACGGCGCACGCG
This genomic window contains:
- a CDS encoding vWA domain-containing protein codes for the protein MATRRIRPSRPLAPHGLPGHLVGFVEALRGAGISVGPSETVDAGRVMATLGLGDRKVLREGLACAVLRRSDHRETYDAMFDLWFPAALGARAVVADEEADDSPDDDALPADDVEAMRQMLADLLTENPDLAEMDERLVAMIAQIVEAYGKYSSSRGPSFSSYQALKAMALDELEGKLLAGLLASYGEEPTPSQEEIAKALAAQRISQIRKLVDSETKRRTAEQLGRDHVQMYGIPQLSENVEFLRASGEQLRQMRRVVAPLARTLATRLAARRRRARAGSIDLRKTLRKSMSTGGVPIDVVLAKPRPARPELVVLCDVSGSVAGFSHFTLLLVHALRQQFSRVRVFAFIDTTDEVTHMFGPEADLAVAIQRITRESGVYSRDGHSDYGNAFASFVQAFPNVLSPRTSLLVLGDGRTNYRNPEIDLLTHMVTASRHAHWLNPEPKHLWGSGDSAVPRYQEVIPMHECRSAKQLAAVIDQLLPV